Proteins encoded within one genomic window of Spirulina major PCC 6313:
- a CDS encoding aspartate carbamoyltransferase catalytic subunit, giving the protein MPATLVWTRRHVLGLADFTASEYDAILQTAASFRAVLAGRTKKVPALQGQVVANLFFEPSTRTRSSFELAAKRLSADILNFAPGTSSLTKGETILDTAKTYLAMGANIMVIRHQQAGVPQAIATELDRIQSGVRVLNAGDGQHEHPSQGLLDLFTLCTTLDEETPRLKLLAGKKVAIVGDILHSRVARSNVWSLTAAGAEVHLAGPPTLLPQGFARLAPVQVHWDLEPALRDADFVMALRLQRERMAQHLLPTVREYHRVYGITRDRLQLCRPTVKVLHPGPVNRGVELSSEVMDDPAVSLVSQQVTSGVAVRMAILYALGGDNQPA; this is encoded by the coding sequence ATGCCCGCTACGTTAGTTTGGACACGCCGCCATGTCCTCGGTTTAGCTGATTTTACTGCCTCAGAATACGATGCCATCCTCCAGACGGCGGCGAGCTTTCGTGCTGTTTTGGCCGGACGGACGAAAAAAGTCCCCGCCTTGCAGGGCCAGGTGGTGGCGAATTTATTTTTTGAACCCTCGACCCGCACCCGCAGCAGTTTTGAACTGGCGGCGAAACGGCTTTCGGCGGATATTCTCAATTTTGCGCCCGGTACGTCCTCCCTCACCAAAGGCGAAACGATCCTCGATACGGCGAAAACCTATCTGGCCATGGGGGCAAATATTATGGTGATTCGCCATCAGCAGGCCGGTGTGCCCCAGGCGATCGCCACCGAACTCGACCGCATCCAATCCGGGGTGCGGGTGCTCAATGCGGGCGATGGTCAACACGAACACCCGTCCCAAGGGTTGCTCGATCTGTTCACCCTCTGCACGACGCTGGACGAAGAAACGCCGCGATTAAAGTTACTCGCGGGGAAAAAGGTGGCGATCGTCGGGGATATTCTCCATTCGCGGGTGGCGCGATCGAATGTGTGGAGCTTGACCGCAGCGGGGGCGGAGGTGCATCTCGCTGGGCCGCCGACGTTGTTACCCCAAGGGTTTGCGCGGTTGGCTCCGGTGCAGGTGCATTGGGATCTAGAACCGGCGTTACGGGATGCGGATTTTGTGATGGCGCTCCGGTTGCAGCGGGAACGGATGGCGCAGCATCTGTTACCAACGGTGCGGGAATATCACCGTGTCTATGGGATTACGCGCGATCGCCTCCAACTCTGCCGCCCCACGGTGAAAGTGCTCCATCCGGGCCCGGTGAATCGGGGCGTGGAGTTGAGTTCGGAGGTGATGGATGATCCCGCCGTGAGTTTAGTGTCGCAGCAGGTGACCAGCGGGGTAGCGGTGCGGATGGCGATCCTCTATGCTTTGGGGGGGGATAATCAACCCGCCTAG